A region from the Lutra lutra chromosome 1, mLutLut1.2, whole genome shotgun sequence genome encodes:
- the LOC125099032 gene encoding spindle and kinetochore-associated protein 3-like has product MDLIQSFHAKLRSLAITLDSETARLQRALDGEESDCEDYPMRILYDLHSEVQTLKDDVSILLDQASLESQESIGFIKATKVLMKKNSVDIMKIREFFQKYGYNPRAKKDSVDEQEIIDSESESTKHENFQMPDVKDSLSDPAILRTSGSEKSPRSPQLSDFGLERYMISQVPPNPPRAVNDHEEEPKNLTPSSKQSLVKVLKTPKCALKMDDFECVTPKLEHFGISDYTACLNEDYTMGLKNMKENKREEATEPEPMTSDNFFVTPGLQQLKKNDADCADSPLAPTFCTPGLKIPPTKNNTALGCTDYPLPKTNSSSNDLEMKDCTSLVLNSDKCFESFADPSSPVISSYENLLRTPTPPEVTTIPEDILQILSKYNSNLATPVAVKAVPPSKGLPTKHEGPNIRGVGNKENW; this is encoded by the coding sequence ATGGATCTGATTCAAAGCTTCCACGCGAAGCTACGGTCCCTGGCCATCACCCTAGACAGCGAGACGGCTCGGCTGCAGCGAGCACTGGACGGAGAGGAGAGCGACTGTGAAGATTATCCAATGAGAATTTTATATGACCTTCATTCAGAAGTCCAGACTCTAAAGGATGATGTCAGTATTCTTCTTGATCAAGCAAGTTTGGAAAGTCAAGAAAGCATTGGTTTCATAAAGGCAACAAAagtactgatgaaaaaaaattcagtggatATCATGAAAATAAGAGAGTTTTTCCAGAAGTATGGATATAATCCACGTGCCAAGAAAGATTCAGTGGATGAACAAGAAATCATTGACTCTGAATCAGAGTCCACTAagcatgaaaattttcaaatgccTGATGTGAAGGACAGTCTATCTGATCCTGCTATTCTGAGGACTTCTGGTTCTGAGAAGTCTCCACGGAGTCCACAACTTTCCGATTTTGGACTTGAACGGTACATGATATCCCAAGTTCCACCAAACCCTCCACGGGCAGTAAATGACCATGAGGAAGAGCCAAAAAATTTAACTCCATCTTCTAAACAGTCACTAGTTAAAGTACTAAAAACTCCAAAATGTGCTCTGAAGATGGATGATTTTGAGTGTGTAACTCCTAAATTAGAACACTTCGGTATCTCTGACTATACTGCCTGTTTAAATGAAGATTACACAATGGGACTTAAAAATATGAAGGAGAATAAAAGGGAAGAGGCCACAGAACCAGAACCAATGACCAGTGATAATTTCTTTGTCACTCCTGGCCTCCAgcagttgaaaaaaaatgatgctgaCTGTGCAGATTCTCCCTTAGCACCTACATTCTGCACTCCTGGTTTGAAAATTCCTCCTACAAAGAACAATACAGCTTTGGGGTGCACAGATTATCCATTACCAAAAACAAATAGTTCATCAAATGATTTGGAAATGAAAGactgtacatcattagttttaaaTTCAGACAAGTGTTTTGAGAGTTTTGCGGATCCCTCTTCTCCTGTAATTTCTTCTTATGAGAATCTCCTGAGAACACCTACACCTCCAGAAGTAACTACCATTCCAGAAGATATTCTCCAGATTTTATCAAAATACAACTCAAACCTAGCAACTCCAGTAGCAGTGAAAGCCGTGCCACCCAGCAAAGGGCTCCCCACTAAACACGAAGGACCAAACATTCGAGGTGTTGGCAACAAAGAAAACTGGTGA
- the P2RY1 gene encoding P2Y purinoceptor 1 codes for MTEVLWPAVPNGTDATFPAGQGLPWGNGTAASTAAVAAASFTCSLTKTGFQFYYLPAVYIVVFIIGFLGNSVAIWMFVFHMKPWSGISVYMFNLALADFLYVLTLPALIFYYFNKTDWIFGDAMCKLQRFIFHVNLYGSILFLTCISAHRYSGVVYPLKSLGRLKKKNAVYISVLVWLIVVVGISPILFYSGTQVRKNKTITCYDTTSDEYLRSYFIYSMCTTVAMFCVPLVLILGCYGLIVRALIYNDLDNSPLRRKSIYLVIIVLTVFAVSYIPFHVMKTMNLRARLDFQTPEMCAFNDQVYATYQVTRGLASLNSCVDPILYFLAGDTFRRRLSRATRKASRRSEANLQSKSEDMTLNILSEFKQNGDTSL; via the coding sequence atgacCGAGGTGCTGTGGCCGGCTGTCCCCAATGGGACGGACGCTACCTTCCCGGCCGGCCAGGGTTTGCCCTGGGGGAACGGCACCGCAGCCTCTACCGCGGCTGTCGCCGCAGCCTCGTTCACGTGCTCCCTGACCAAGACGGGCTTCCAGTTCTACTACCTGCCGGCTGTCTACATCGTGGTGTTCATTATTGGCTTCCTGGGCAACAGCGTGGCGATCTGGATGTTTGTCTTCCACATGAAGCCGTGGAGCGGCATCTCCGTGTACATGTTCAACTTGGCCCTGGCCGACTTTTTGTACGTGCTGACTCTGCCCGCGCTCATCTTCTACTACTTCAATAAGACGGACTGGATCTTTGGGGATGCCATGTGCAAGCTGCAGAGGTTTATCTTCCACGTGAACCTCTACGGCAGCATCTTGTTCCTAACCTGCATCAGCGCGCACCGCTACAGCGGTGTGGTGTACCCGCTCAAGTCTCTGGGCAGGCTCAAGAAGAAGAATGCGGTCTACATCAGCGTGCTGGTGTGGCTCATCGTGGTGGTGGGAATCTCCCCCATCCTCTTCTACTCAGGCACCCAGGTCcggaaaaacaaaaccatcaccTGCTACGACACCACCTCCGACGAGTACCTGCGAAGTTATTTCATCTACAGCATGTGCACCACTGTGGCCATGTTCTGTGTCCCCTTGGTACTGATTCTGGGCTGTTATGGATTAATTGTGAGGGCTTTGATCTACAACGACCTGGACAACTCGCCTCTGAGGAGGAAATCCATTTACCTGGTGATTATCGTACTGACTGTCTTTGCTGTCTCTTACATCCCTTTCCATGTAATGAAAACGATGAATTTGAGGGCCCGGCTGGATTTTCAGACCCCAGAAATGTGTGCATTCAATGACCAGGTTTATGCCACTTATCAGGTGACAAGAGGTCTAGCAAGTCTCAACAGTTGTGTGGACCCCATTCTCTATTTCTTGGCAGGAGATACGTTCAGGAGGAGACTCTCCAGAGCCACCAGGAAAGCTTCCAGAAGAAGTGAGGCAAATTTGCAATCCAAGAGCGAAGACATGACCCTCAATATTTTGTCGGAGTTCAAGCAGAATGGAGATACAAGCTTGTGA